CGATTTATTCATTTATAGACTACAATATAAttatgctgttgttgttgttgttgtgattATTTGAACTTCTCCCCTCCGCGCCGTTTCCTTTAACTGTCCTTTCATGGTTGCTTATGTTGGTGATGACTGTGACTGTGATGATGAATACAAACCTTTTTCTTGCTGCGCCGTTTCGCTTGAAGATCAACTGCAGGCGAGTGAGTTTTATCACCGGATTCAGCGACCGGAGGTCGCAGCCCGATATCCTGAAGCCTCTGTCTCAAAACTTCCGTCGTTTCGGCGTGGGTTTCTTCCTCGCAGCTGAGCGTCGAACAGGTAGAACAGTCGGACACTTTACGTTCCGGGGTGCGGAGACCGCACTGCTGATAGTCGCATCCCTCGAGGGCACTTATGGAGGAACCGCAGTAGTTGAGGTTGCTGCAGGATGAGGCGGCACTGATGTCCGATTCACAGTCGGTGGAAGCTCTACGGAGTCGGTGGCGCCTGAGGTATTCGATTTCCTCCAGGGTGATGCCGCACATGGTGTCGTCCGAGTAGTCGGAGACGACAACGGAGGGAGTCCGGACGTATCGGACGCCATCGACGCCAGAGTCGCTTATGTAGCTTTGGGCAGATTCTCGCCGCGAGATCGTGTTGCTGAGACATTCCGTTGAACCGGAATCCTGGGTGTTGTTTGGGTGACTAGTGTTGTGAAGCGGGAGTTCGATGAGTTTGGCCTCCAGGATCATTTTGCTGCGGACGACCTGTGGACAGTAGTCTGTGGTTAGGGTGACCATATCGGCGGTTGGGAGTAGGGCTGGCTCCGGAACTGGAAGTAGAGCCGATCGAAGGGGGATGTCCGAGACACCTAGGGTAAGTCGGCGAGTTTTACCGACACTGTTGATGATCTGTTGCTGTTCCTGTGCTCCAATTTCTTCGTCTAGCCCGAGGGCCGAATCGGAACTTGAGGAGCGAGTAACTTTGTCTCGGTTCTTCATCTCTTGGCTACGACGTTGGCCGTTTTCTTCCTCGTCGCTCGAGTACAGTGGACTAATTTGTTGAGCAGCACTGGTCCAACCGTCATCCGAAACTGGGCTTCGACTATCACGGATTCGGATCCTGGTTCGGTTGCTGTTGTCTGCCTCCTGCTGGCCGGTTGAAGTCGTACTGTTACCCAACCTAGACTGTCCCCGAGTGGCAACTCTCACACCTGTCTTATCACCCGAACGCGCGACGGCGGCCGTCTTATCTAATCGCCGTCTTTTATCAACCCCTTCAGCTTTCTCGACTCCACCACCAATCGAGTTCATAAACCGTTGCATTTCTTCCTCCTTCTGCTGGATTATACGGCCGTACATTTCGATCAGCCGCTCGACACAAGGAAATCGCATCAATTCTTCGTCACTTTCGACCCCCGATGACAGTGACCCCGATCCGGATCGACAGCTTCTACGTTCGCCCGTTTTTTCCTCCCAGAATGGCTCGAAAACGGCCGTCTTCCGCTGACGCACCTGGCCACTGCCGGCCATCTCTTTATCTCGTTGTTCGCCACCGTTGTTGTCACTTGTCAACAAACAAACCATCAGCCCTCCGTCCTCGCCCATCATCGAACTGGTGGTCCCTTTGACGTCAACGCCTACTGAACTGGAACCACCGACCGCCGATGTTCTTATCGCAGATTGCGCCTCAAACATCCCCACTATCCGAGCCACCGAACAGCGAATACAGCCTGCAGAAGCTTCGGTCATCGTTGAGCCCGTTGAGTTTTGTTCTCCGATTTCTGATTCAAACCCACTGACTCAACTAATCTACTGATCATTGATCATCGATGGTATCTTCTTTTCACCGGAAAATCCCATTGCCAGCCATTTCTAGTTCCCCCAAATCCAAAAATAGCTGTCGAAAGCTGTGTTTATCGCGGGCACCCGCTTATCACCGCCCGCGATGGACAGGGACGATAACGGGGATGGTAGTTGGATAAATCTGAAAacagagaaaacaaatacaaactgATTAGATACAATTGTAATTACCGGCATGCAATGGGAATTGGATGTGCAATATTTTCCTTAGTCAGTTTTTATTGGATGTGGGATTATATCTATGGGGAAAGAATGGAAGGTCAAACCCTTTACTTAAAGTCGTTCGTTTAGCTGGGGATGATAGTTAGTTGTTGAGATAGTAACTGCGGCTAGAAATTCATTCCATTGACTGGATTATATAACAGGCATTTTTCCGTTGACATTACTTTGCATTTGGGTACATATTTAGATATAACAGAACAAGATTGTTGCCAAGATCACCcactactctctggagccactatgaAATAATCTCAACAACTCGCTGAAAATTGCGGTAAACCAACATCTTCAATCACTCTTAATGTATAagagttttttatttattatttggaaatatttaaattaaaatatttaacaattagTGGCTCCAGAAAGTTGCGTAGCTTTATACAATAGAATCACCATCGAGTGCCGGTGCCGGTATCGGCATGTCGAACGGATTTGCTAATGTTTGGATTACCATGCGACATCTgacattaaacatttttttttaaattaatcagtCCCCCAATAACCTTTGCTCctcccaaatttttaaaaattcagaaatacgattcgaattttcaaaaaccccTCAGATGATCACACAATTCCAATTTTACAGCACTTCAGCACTGTCTCGATTAGCTCAAAAAATACGTACCTTCTTGGTAAAACAGAGATATTTTCGAGGATCTCTTTACTTGTAAACTACTGATATTATAAAGGATGATGAATCCTACtcgtatgtttaaaaaaatgtctgagcCAAATTAACATAAAAGCTTCTCAAACATTTGTTGATTCAATCAATTCAAGTGAATAACAAATGTAATCAAGTCATTGGTgttaatcttatatataaaaatggatgcgttttctttgtaacaccatcacgtataaacggacggtcggaatgaagtgaaattttgtatccGAAGGTTTTTCgagccagagatggtttgtataatagtttcgagattcTCACTTTTGATGGAAGGGGGATCCCAATCGAGATCAACTTGAAATGGaacacaactcgaacaatttatgacgattttcatgaaaattgattcacgaGCGCGTGAATCACAGTGTGAAAGGtcacaaaattaaacatttaacaACGATATATTAagtaaaaggtaaaacgaaattttccggGTTAGCTAGTCATGCATAAAATCACTAGCGTtagctgatgtcatgctgaagcaactagcaacgcgacctacaacgcaacgttcacacgactaaccagctctcatttgatctccatggaaatcgcgcagacctgtcatactggtcgctttgtgtagcgcgaccaatctgatgccaatgtgtttagtagcgcgactagtaggaaatccaataggaacattgttttttctcgatttgaagcagtgattccgggttttaagcacaatagtacgaagatctgtccgaacttgtgataataaactaaaaactatcttaatcggcgagaaaattttcatgaattcttagttccggcaaaaaaacaaggaattttgtcggttcaaatttcggcattcttgcaatccgggtcgtgatttgatgagtttttgatggctccggaaagaaaggagacgattcaaagcattatcagatgtagagaagtgatgatttgtagggaatttcaaagtgacaggtcgagccagcatgacataccaatgcaatgcaacgcaatcttattggaacgttgcgttgcgttgcgttgctagttgtttcagcatgacatcagccttatcCATCCTATCTATCTGATACCAAAAATGCCGATCCGGACTTTTCATataaggttttttaaaacaatttaaatgttttttttaaacaatatttttaaacacattaaaAAGCAATCGTTTAaccgctcaaagtttcggttttttaccTTCATAAATCACCAAAGGtgggaccaaaggaaattgggaaaaacaaaattttaatttcgatgccaaatgacttgaaatgCATAAAACTTCGGATTCTGGcattctttcaaataaaaatgttatgtaaaaaatcgactactagaattaaaaaaaaacaccgaaggGGGGACACCAAACGAAATTCggaattcaaactttttatgccaaatgacttggaAATGCATGAAACATCGAGGACTGgttttatctcgaaaaaaattgttgattgaaaatcaactttatAGGACTTAGTCGGTTTTCCGTTAAAAGTCCCAGAAAGCCGATTTTtgggcaaacattttttttcgagataacaccagatctcggcgtttatgcatttttaagtcatttggcattgaTGCCTTATGATTTAACGAATTccctttggaaatttttaagggtaaaaaaaccgaaattttaagCGCACTGGTCAgttttttgagccaatttacaaaatgtatatggtcggttagCGGGATTCGACATGACCCATCTGGCTCTACCACCTTAACGTACATACATATAtactagactggcccaaatttgtatgggatgatttttacaacatttttttcaacgcgacaccccctagattggtgcatttaagtgaaaaaatgactttctgaaagtttcaggtcatttggaagaggcacgagctggcgcaaaggacttgaaatttgtatggagattttcagcaaaatgtatgaaaaatcgacattctttcactctttgtgttctaaaatatgttaccagtatgctagaaagctcagaatttcagtaATTGTAGATCAAACAATGGcgaacaagtttgtagaagactGTGACgtgatacgagttgactgtgatgagttatttgcaaatgaatgtgtgatttttttcgtatttcatCAATATGTCGTGAACGGTGTATTTAGatggattattagtactaacttgatcgcattgccacacaatgagaataacagatagaatGTTTGTGTCCTAGGCAAAGTTGTAGctcattttataacaaatatctgcaaaaagtttaaagaaaggtcacaaactttctatttgttattcttattgtgtgacgatgcgatcaagttagtgcgattattagcccatactccgttcacgatatatcaaagaaatgcgaaaaaaccCACATtaaattgcggataactcatcacagtcaactcgtatcgcatcacaatcttctacaaacttgtttttcattgtttgaactacaatttctgaaattttgagctttctagcatactggtaacatattttagaacaccaaGTGTGAAAGTATGtagatttttcatacattttgccgaaaatctccatacaaatttcaagtcctttgcgccagctcgtacTTCTGCCAAATGaactgaaactttcagaaagtcattttttcacctaaatgcacaaatttagggggtgccgcgtagaatatgtggattttttttgttgtgggcCAGTCTAATATATACATATGTAGAAACGGAGGATACTTCTCTTCTGATAGGATTAATTAGGAAGccgtcaaaatttggtcaaaggaaaacgcgtgtaaatcggtgaaatcgtttatttaaaaaatcaaattaaatttctttttaagtttaattagtataaaattcaggaaaaatattcagttaggcttccgcttttccaaatccgaattgcagGGCCTTACGCTAAACCCGTGCCaacagattttgtacagccaccttgtccaccttcttcgccgcagaaagccagtttgccttgaagtGCTGCTCGTCTTTAGCAGGGATGGAAACGAAAGGATTTTGATCCGACAAACGTTTAGTCGTCAAGTGTACAAGTCGCGATCTGTACAAACCGAGAGCAAAATCATATCCCCTCGATAGTAGATCTTTATTGAAACGATGATGGTTGAATACCGACAAACACATTTTGAGACTGTGTGTAGCTCGGGGAGAAAAGCTACCCTTTTTGCTAGCGAACTTTAACCAATCGCAACGTACGCTTGGCTCGCTGAGAGTGAGTGTCTTACATACACAGATCCATGCGGATCCGAATCGGATGGCGCAAACGAAGCAACAACATATGGCAGACGACGTGGATGGAAGTTCAACTGTCGGCCAGCAcatgttgaagaattttttttggcttagCGCACGGGCATGGGAGTTTTTAActgattgattcaaaatttattactttgttTTAGATCACCATAGCGCTTATATTAATAATTAGTTTGAATTGgtattaatatgattttttttaaattttgtatgaaagctCCAAGCAGAAGCTGATAAAACTGGAATAAAATCAAGTTGGCTAAAATGAGGTGATTgggaataaggaaaaatccggaaaatttctgGAATTTCAAAGCTTTGCCAGGAAGCTGGAAGTTTCCACAAATCACCGGGaaagtgttcttttttttaaatgttcatttagttgatatttaatgatatttcatTAAATCTTTGAACAGGTATCACCACCAGTTCGCTACATATTAACATAAAGATAaagttttgctcattttgttgTAAACTGTTAACAGTTTGAAaactcaattaaatttttctgagtTAAATTAGGATGATTTAATGATTCCGTGATACGAAGTGATATTAACCGTCTAAACTTGAAGAACATAttcgtttttttctaaaagcaGGTTGGGtttgatatttttagtttttctttattaaaaccttgatttgatacctcaaatatACCTTTTTACTATACTATTATTTTAAATGTCAAGTCTTTTTAGATTTCATAAACCATTTTCATGAAACTcccatatttataaaaatctaccGCCAaacttcacagattttttttcgaggcgTGGAACCCTTATCAATTAAAATACATActtatgaaaatgtttttttttgttaaatgttttgTGTTTTATGTTTATTGTATACTAGCACACCCGAtgcgctttgctacactttcttggaataattaattttttttctaaaataattttgatttaataaatttgcatCTTCTTATAACATAATCAATCAGAAGCacacttttgaaaatgaaagctgCTGCTTACTTTTGTAATGTTAATgcgaatataaattaaaatcttaaattgtaTATTGTTCATTGTATTCTgaacatggattttttttacaaatatatgAATGtgtgaatattttgcaaaaaactgtttgactttgatattttcagtatggcatgttctttttaattttcatttcgaatttCTTACGACCACGACACcttttcttctgaaaaaaattacttttaatgtaggatttaaatttttggtccatcaaaattttaaatcaattaaaattcaaataaatgtttaaattttcaatattgaaagtTAACATTAAAGTGATTTTTGGGCTACAATCATGTCTACATGCCTGTATCTGATTTTCTTACTTAGTGCATTCGCCAAGACTTCGTGATTTTCAAGATTCTCCGATATATGATTTTAAAGAAAGGTCCAATACGGACCTACGTccacataaaaaataagatattttttataaataatctgaaattgccaaaaagtcgtttattctgttttatgttcaataaaaggttaaattttgattcaatttaaacaatttaattcCAATGACATCCAGAAGTTCATATTGCAAGTGAATATTCGAGTATGAGAACTCgtcttacaaaattgataaacaaaagttcgaaaaaatgaataatctagatctgcaaaaaccaaaattatcaaataaaaatttttattagactttttttgtttaaatacaaACACATCAATTTCGAAGAATCCTTTAAGTTATTattcatttcttttaaatatgcatttttaattcattattctagaataaaagattcaaaatcttgTCAGGTTATGAATTATACAATtaaattgagatattttatattgatttttaatcctCACACAAATAAGGGCACAATTTtaattgcttgattggttcCTAACTCTTTTTTGTGGAAATATCTCCGTTTATTTTACGATATTCAATCGAAATTACCTTTAACTGATAAAACCCAAAAATCAGCTCAAACCTGATATGTTATTATATAGATTAAATGAGATACCCAACGCTACCAAATTCTCCTTCCTTCGAAGTGTCAAGAATAATTAAAAAGCGCTGAATggacaattagtttttttctactagatctggaaactggaattcaaagttcaacacttgaaaaaaacaagtaaaattatttaaatttcatttggacTTTTTGGTAAAACTATTGAATAATTCGAAGAAGCTCAAATAAAAGgttttaattgaattataaaatttctctAAGAACGCGGGTAGTTTTGACTTCTTAGAAAAAGTTGGAAAGGGTCTCTCTTGCATGATTTTTCTTAGTTTGGTTTATATGTTAATGTTGAAAGAATGTTCAACCACGCTTATTTTAAggcataaatcaaaatattcgtAGTTCTTTACttgttctgaaaattaaaaagttatgcagaatttaaattctattATAAATTAAGTACAACTACTTAGTTTGAATTTACttcatgttttttaaagattgttgTTTCATAAgttatgattgattgatttcatCAATATCCCACACATGATTTggattcaggatgcaaaatTCTATTTAAATAGAATCAGGTTATCAGGTTTTTCACATAGACACTGATAATATTGTTCCCATGTATTATttaaatggaacagaatttaaaacatttacaaaaaaatcaagcatcgaagtgttaaattaaaaactgcagttttaaagatttacaaacaacagttttttaaaattactaaaaatatccTGGAGCATATAACATATAACCAGTCAATACTAATGATTAGATATGGAAAAAGCAGTGTTGAAAAGAAGCACTTTTCAACActgtttttagctaaattttactaattaaaAACATGCCTCTGAAATCTTTAAACAGAATGATGTAACTAACATTCTGCACCTAAGCCAACGTAAATATGTAGTTCAGAAATTGAAAtctcaatgattttttcaaatagatatatctttttttttatttatgctacAAGTTGCGAAAAGTAGATTTTCCAGCACGAGTCGAGGATTTATCTAACGAACGAGGGTTACCGTGTGgtgaaaaattcgatttttgcaaCGAGTTGTATGCAATTTTATTCTTGCAATTTCGTCGGTAACCATCGGGCATCAAACAGAAAGGAAGTCTAAAAACAGTGCTGAAATTTAGCACACCGTTTCAACacataatatcaaaaaatagattctgaatgtaatttttttttaaactatttcaatttttttcgaaatttctttcatttttgtggattttttttacttcttgcaACAGTTTTCCCCAGTTTTCCACACCTTCcgcaaaccccccccccccccccccccttcccccgtcatcgtttgaattgtttttcatCTTAATATATTACATTCCAAGGCTTATCTAATTAATTGCCGTTGCGTACTATTCCAAACAAACGACCAAGCAACACACAAATGTTGTTGCGAGCAAGAGCTACTCTTTGAATCTTCCGAAAAATCACAATCTTAACGCTATGATGGGATCCGATCGCATGTTGTACATATCGCGATCTGTGCTGAGTCAGGATCTGTACGTTTAGAGATTCGCATTTTGTTGCAACCACTCACAACAATCCGTATGTACGATATTGGAAGGCATAGCGAGTGCGCTCATCAAGGACTTTCTTTTTATCTTGCTTTTTTAAGATTGTGGTAACTCGTCACTCTCGGAGATCTCCCCACATAACAGTAACAGAGCAGAGAGTATCGCTTGCTAGGGCGATTTGAATGTGTCCTACGGTTGGTCGCTCCCTGCTCAAAAGTCgctagaagagatttttttccatccctggtctttagcagttttttggtcttctttaggttccgcttgacaatagcccagtatttctcaattgggcggagctctggtgtgttgggagggttcttgtccttgggaaccacctgcacgttgttggcggcgtaccgctgcatggcctttttaccgtaatggcaagatgccaaatccggccaaaacagtacggaacaaccgtttttcttcaggaaaggcagcagacgtttattcaaacactctttcacgtaaattccttggttgacagtcccggaagctatgaaaatgctgcttttcaagccacaggtacagatggcttgccaaaccagatatttcttcgcgaacttcgacagtttcatgtgcttgaaaatatctgctacctttcccctcccttttgccatataaaaatcctgtcccggaagctgcttgtagtcggctttgaagTAGGTTTCGTCGCCCATCAccaattttgatacgctgctcttcttccttggacggcattttgacaactgaagagtgaattccaaaatcaaaataggaggaACATTCTACActcacacaccttcaaaatgaggggtgttcaggtttctcaaatgcaaaatttaaagaattacgtcaagttgatattgaacaaattttgatcgtatcaccgTTTTATGTGGAGATATGCTAACACTTCCTCAACTATTTTTGGATAAGCCAGGGTTGTGCTAAAAGCTATTAAACTTGTCGaatgggagaaaaaaaatgacaacgatTTACAAATGATAAAcgatcaaaatgaatcaaaattgaataaaaaattacaaaaaagactaaatttACAAGACTCTTGGCAAGATAGTTAAtaataacaaaactttaaaaatgacaaaaaaatggccaaaatcataaaaatgacaaaaacagctgaatttgtaacttatgaacaaaaaaacctcaatataggaaatgacaaaaacgagccaaaaatgacaaaactaatgaaattgactaaatattcaaaatttgtcaattattaCCAAAATTAAgcataattttgctcaaatttgaccagctagataTTTAGCAATGAAGGGAAAAATAGGCCGCCGAAATATTCCGCTACGTTCTTCGCAAAAACTGGTGAAAAAGaccgaaaaaaattgtaaattttcaaat
This sequence is a window from Uranotaenia lowii strain MFRU-FL chromosome 3, ASM2978415v1, whole genome shotgun sequence. Protein-coding genes within it:
- the LOC129754412 gene encoding uncharacterized protein LOC129754412, yielding MTEASAGCIRCSVARIVGMFEAQSAIRTSAVGGSSSVGVDVKGTTSSMMGEDGGLMVCLLTSDNNGGEQRDKEMAGSGQVRQRKTAVFEPFWEEKTGERRSCRSGSGSLSSGVESDEELMRFPCVERLIEMYGRIIQQKEEEMQRFMNSIGGGVEKAEGVDKRRRLDKTAAVARSGDKTGVRVATRGQSRLGNSTTSTGQQEADNSNRTRIRIRDSRSPVSDDGWTSAAQQISPLYSSDEEENGQRRSQEMKNRDKVTRSSSSDSALGLDEEIGAQEQQQIINSVGKTRRLTLGVSDIPLRSALLPVPEPALLPTADMVTLTTDYCPQVVRSKMILEAKLIELPLHNTSHPNNTQDSGSTECLSNTISRRESAQSYISDSGVDGVRYVRTPSVVVSDYSDDTMCGITLEEIEYLRRHRLRRASTDCESDISAASSCSNLNYCGSSISALEGCDYQQCGLRTPERKVSDCSTCSTLSCEEETHAETTEVLRQRLQDIGLRPPVAESGDKTHSPAVDLQAKRRSKKKVCIHHHSHSHHQHKQP